The Brassica napus cultivar Da-Ae chromosome C7, Da-Ae, whole genome shotgun sequence genome has a segment encoding these proteins:
- the LOC106392524 gene encoding uncharacterized protein LOC106392524 — MDKTWIWLPRNSHEYSEGATNFLNLSARRLGSLSEMLCRCRDCRNLSHHSLDKIVEHLVIRGMDKKYKSSCWSIHGQNKYSAEDIVVQYETEAFDLFKTTFSMDEGGPNQRTDNGVETNEDDEALEETEFRKKLSDAQTPLYSDCIKHTKVLAIMGLYRFKVKSGVSENYFDQLLVLLEDLLPEANVLPKSLAAIKKFLKIFGFGYDNIHACKNDCILYRKEYENLESCPRCKVSRWKMDKHNNEIKVGIPAKVLRYFPIKDRFRRMFRSKRMAEDLRRHYTNAAEDGTMRHPVDSISWAQVNDKWPDFAADPRNLRLGISTDGMNPFSMQNTNHSTCPVLLVNYNTPPTMCIKAENIMFTLLIPGTTAPCNNIDVYLAPLIDDLKYLWAEGIEVYDSFAKEYFKLRALLLWSISDYPALGTLSGCKVKGKQACNVCGKDTPARWLKFSRKFVYMGNRKRLSPGHRYRYKKAWFDNTVEEGNANRIQTGDEIYETLQAFKNDLELPVRHNIDVMHVEKNVSDAILSLLMQSAKSKDGLKSRKDLEDIGIRKHLHTEVRGNKTYLPPAAYWLSKKEKTIFCQRLAKSRGPDGYCGNIANSVSVNPPNIGSLKSHGHHVLVQNLLPAALRGLLHRGPRIAINRLCSYFNRLCQRIIDPEKLISMETEFVETMCQLETFFPPALFDIMFHFPIHLSKEARLGGPIYFRWMYPFERYMKTLKAFVKNYARPEACMVEAYLAGECVAFCLKFLKDSVPVQEAVNHIEDVEAGRMVVEGRPLQKGIEVALPDKDRDIAHRYVLMNMASLDPFLDFTLVNLHMNQAAYLKDPFILPSQAKQVFYSREDDHSNWYVVMRAPPRRYHELETEEDLGGTPLPVQEVDDMGDEASDDDSVYVRDECEGLLVVD; from the exons ATGGATAAGACGTGGATTTGGCTTCCAAG GAATAGTCACGAGTACTCAGAAGGAGCAACTAATTTCCTGAATTTGTCAGCAAGAAGATTGGGAAGTCTGTCTGAAATGCTATGCCGTTGTAGAGACTGCCGCAATCTGAGCCATCACTCACTGGATAAAATTGTGGAGCATTTGGTGATTAGGGGTATGGATAAGAAGTATAAGAGTTCTTGTTGGAGTATTCATggtcaaaataaatattctgCAGAAGACATTGTTGTTCAATATGAAACAGAGGCATTTGATTTGTTTAAGACGACATTCTCCATGGATGAAGGTGGTCCAAATCAGAGAACTGACAATGGGGTAGAGAcaaatgaagatgatgaagcacTAGAGGAAACTGAGTTTAGAAAAAAGCTAAGCGACGCTCAAACACCATTGTACTCGGATTGTATCAAACACACGAAGGTTTTAGCTATCATGGGACTTTACAGATTCAAGGTTAAAAGTGGTGTGTCGGAGAACTACTTTGATCAGCTGTTGGTTTTACTTGAGGATTTGCTACCTGAAGCCAATGTCCTTCCCAAGAGTTTAGCTGCAATCAAGAAATTTCTGAAGATCTTTGGGTTCGGCTACGACAATATTCATGCTTGCAAGAATGATTGCATACTGTATAGGAAGGAGTATGAGAACCTAGAAAGCTGTCCAAGATGCAAAGTTTCAAGATGGAAAATGGATAAGCACAATAATGAGATAAAGGTCGGGATTCCGGCAAAGGTCCTTAGATATTTTCCAATCAAGGACAGATTTAGGAGGATGTTTAGATCAAAAAGGATGGCTGAAGATCTGCGTCGGCACTATACCAATGCCGCTGAAGATGGTACAATGCGACACCCCGTTGATTCTATCTCTTGGGCACAAGTGAATGATAAATGGCCAGACTTTGCTGCTGATCCAAGGAATCTTCGACTTGGGATTTCTACAGATGGGATGAACCCTTTCTCCATGCAAAACACCAATCACAGCACATGTCCAGTGTTGTTAGTGAACTATAACACGCCTCCAACCATGTGTATCAAGGCTGAGAATATAATGTTTACATTGTTGATCCCTGGTACAACAGCTCCGTGTAATAACATAGATGTTTACCTAGCACCACTGATAGACGATCTAAAATATTTGTGGGCTGAGGGTATTGAAGTGTACGACTCATTTGCGAAGGAGTATTTCAAACTCAGAGCCTTGCTGCTTTGGAGTATCAGTGACTATCCAGCCTTAGGAACACTGTCTGGATGTAAAGTAAAGGGGAAACAAGCCTGCAATGTATGTGGAAAGGATACACCTGCAAGGTGGCTTAAGTTTAGCCGCAAGTTTGTCTACATGGGAAACAGAAAGAGACTATCGCCTGGCCATCGTTACAGATATAAAAAAGCTTGGTTTGACAACACTGTGGAGGAAGGGAATGCAAATAGGATACAAACTGGCGATGAGATATATGAGACACTACAAGCTTTTAAGAATGATTTG GAGTTGCCTGTTCGTCACAATATTGATGTTATGCACGTAGAAAAGAATGTGTCGGATGCTATATTGTCTCTCTTGATGCAAAGTGCGAAGTCAAAAGATGGGTTGAAATCAAGAAAAGACTTAGAAGATATTGGAATCAGAAAGCACTTGCACACAGAGGTGAGGGGAAATAAAACATACTTACCTCCAGCTGCCTACTGGTTATCGAAGAAAGAGAAGACCATTTTCTGCCAAAGGTTAGCTAAGTCTAGAGGTCCTGATGGTTATTGTGGCAATATTGCGAATAGTGTTTCAGTTAACCCTCCAAATATTGGTAGTTTAAAGTCGCATGGTCATCATGTCCTAGTACAGAACTTGTTACCAGCTGCATTAAGAGGGTTGTTACATAGGGGTCCTAGGATAGCCATAAATAGATTATGCAGTTACTTCAACAGGTTGTGTCAGCGCATCATTGACCCGGAGAAACTTATATCCATGGAGACAGAGTTTGTGGAAACAATGTGTCAACTGGAGACCTTCTTCCCTCCAGCCCTTTTTGATATCATGTTCCACTTTCCAATACATCTATCAAAAGAGGCACGCTTGGGAGGACCAATATACTTCCGCTGGATGTATCCCTTCGAAAG ATACATGAAAACACTAAAGGCTTTTGTTAAGAATTATGCAAGGCCAGAAGCATGTATGGTTGAGGCGTATTTAGCTGGAGAATGCGTTGCATTTTGTTTAAAGTTCCTTAAAGATTCAGTACCAGTTCAAGAAGCAGTTAATCATATTGAAGATGTTGAGGCTGGCAGAATGGTGGTTGAAGGCCGACCTCTGCAAAAGGGTATAGAGGTTGCCCTTCCAGATAAAGACAGAGACATTGCACATCGCTATGTGCTAATGAACATGGCATCTTTGGATCCCTTTCTTGA ctTCACTCTTGTTAACCTTCATATGAACCAAGCAGCCTATTTGAAAGATCCATTCATTCTACCTTCTCAAGCGAAACAGGTTTTCTACTCTAGGGAGGATGATCATTCAAATTGGTATGTTGTTATGAGAGCACCACCTAGACGTTATCATGAGTTGGAAACAGAAGAGGATTTAGGTGGTACACCTTTGCCtgtccaagaagttgatgatatgGGTGATGAAGCTTCAGATGATGATAGTGTTTATGTTAGGGATGAGTGTGAAGGTTTATTAGTGGTAGATTGA